A single Eulemur rufifrons isolate Redbay chromosome 9, OSU_ERuf_1, whole genome shotgun sequence DNA region contains:
- the LOC138391673 gene encoding RAD52 motif-containing protein 1-like isoform X2, protein MAELVPFAVPTDSDKTLLVWEVSSGPTAEDLHNSLFTEFSHFGLLYSVRVFPNAAVSRPGFCAIIKFYPARDARRAQKACDRKQLFQKSPVKVRLGTRHRAVEHQALALNSFQCQELAHYYFGFNGWSKRIIKLQELSDLEERENEDIVAPLQKQSLKFFCAVEVLLPSYECSSAGAGVAEEPVHQLEEESRKIAVAYRPSEEIVDVRSEEELHDLIQVSCVSWKQSCQGEEEYLSDFSLEEDKFRLPKLD, encoded by the exons ATGGCGGAGTTGGTACCTTTTGCGGTTCCCACTGACAGTGACAAAACCTTGCTAGTGTGGGAGGTGAGCTCTGGACCCACGGCGGAGGACTTGCAT AATTCTCTGTTCACAGaattctcccactttggccttcTGTATTCAGTCCGGGTCTTCCCAAACGCTGCAGTGTCTCGTCCTGGTTTCTGTGCCATCATCAAGTTTTATCCAGCAAGGGATGCCCGTAGAGCCCAAAAGGCATGCGACCGGAAGCAGCTTTTTCAGAAATCTCCAGTGAAG GTTCGTCTTGGCACCAGACATAGGGCAGTAGAACATCAGGCTCTTGCCCTAAACAGCTTCCAATGCCAAGAACTGGCACATTACTACTTTGGTTTCAATGGATGGTCAAAAAGGATCATCAAG CTTCAGGAACTTTCTGACcttgaagaaagggaaaatgaagatATTGTGGCACCGCTTCAGAAGCAAAGCCTGAAGTTCTTCTGTGCTGTAGAGGTGCTGTTGCCATCCTATGAGTGCAGCAGTGCCGGAGCTGGCGTGGCAGAGGAGCCTGTGCATCAACTGGAGGAAG AAAGTCGTAAAATAGCTGTGGCATACAGACCCAGTGAAGAGATCGTAGATGTCAGAAGTGAAGAAGAACTACATGATTTAATTCAA GTCAGTTGCGTTTCTTGGAAGCAgtcctgccagggagaagaagaaTATCTCTCAGATTTTAGCTTGGAGGAAGACAAGTTCAGGCTGCCAAAACTGGACTGA
- the LOC138391673 gene encoding RAD52 motif-containing protein 1-like isoform X3, protein MAELVPFAVPTDSDKTLLVWEVSSGPTAEDLHNSLFTEFSHFGLLYSVRVFPNAAVSRPGFCAIIKFYPARDARRAQKACDRKQLFQKSPVKVRLGTRHRAVEHQALALNSFQCQELAHYYFGFNGWSKRIIKVSCVSWKQSCQGEEEYLSDFSLEEDKFRLPKLD, encoded by the exons ATGGCGGAGTTGGTACCTTTTGCGGTTCCCACTGACAGTGACAAAACCTTGCTAGTGTGGGAGGTGAGCTCTGGACCCACGGCGGAGGACTTGCAT AATTCTCTGTTCACAGaattctcccactttggccttcTGTATTCAGTCCGGGTCTTCCCAAACGCTGCAGTGTCTCGTCCTGGTTTCTGTGCCATCATCAAGTTTTATCCAGCAAGGGATGCCCGTAGAGCCCAAAAGGCATGCGACCGGAAGCAGCTTTTTCAGAAATCTCCAGTGAAG GTTCGTCTTGGCACCAGACATAGGGCAGTAGAACATCAGGCTCTTGCCCTAAACAGCTTCCAATGCCAAGAACTGGCACATTACTACTTTGGTTTCAATGGATGGTCAAAAAGGATCATCAAG GTCAGTTGCGTTTCTTGGAAGCAgtcctgccagggagaagaagaaTATCTCTCAGATTTTAGCTTGGAGGAAGACAAGTTCAGGCTGCCAAAACTGGACTGA
- the LOC138391673 gene encoding RAD52 motif-containing protein 1-like isoform X1, which translates to MAELVPFAVPTDSDKTLLVWEVSSGPTAEDLHNSLFTEFSHFGLLYSVRVFPNAAVSRPGFCAIIKFYPARDARRAQKACDRKQLFQKSPVKVRLGTRHRAVEHQALALNSFQCQELAHYYFGFNGWSKRIIKLQELSDLEERENEDIVAPLQKQSLKFFCAVEVLLPSYECSSAGAGVAEEPVHQLEEGPLSFPMERKTAQKLAIQKALSDAFQKLLIVVLESRKIAVAYRPSEEIVDVRSEEELHDLIQVSCVSWKQSCQGEEEYLSDFSLEEDKFRLPKLD; encoded by the exons ATGGCGGAGTTGGTACCTTTTGCGGTTCCCACTGACAGTGACAAAACCTTGCTAGTGTGGGAGGTGAGCTCTGGACCCACGGCGGAGGACTTGCAT AATTCTCTGTTCACAGaattctcccactttggccttcTGTATTCAGTCCGGGTCTTCCCAAACGCTGCAGTGTCTCGTCCTGGTTTCTGTGCCATCATCAAGTTTTATCCAGCAAGGGATGCCCGTAGAGCCCAAAAGGCATGCGACCGGAAGCAGCTTTTTCAGAAATCTCCAGTGAAG GTTCGTCTTGGCACCAGACATAGGGCAGTAGAACATCAGGCTCTTGCCCTAAACAGCTTCCAATGCCAAGAACTGGCACATTACTACTTTGGTTTCAATGGATGGTCAAAAAGGATCATCAAG CTTCAGGAACTTTCTGACcttgaagaaagggaaaatgaagatATTGTGGCACCGCTTCAGAAGCAAAGCCTGAAGTTCTTCTGTGCTGTAGAGGTGCTGTTGCCATCCTATGAGTGCAGCAGTGCCGGAGCTGGCGTGGCAGAGGAGCCTGTGCATCAACTGGAGGAAG GACCATTATCGTTCCCTATGGAAAGGAAGACAGCTCAGAAGCTTGCTATTCAGAAGGCTCTGTCAGATGCATTCCAGAAACTATTGATTGTAGTTTTAG AAAGTCGTAAAATAGCTGTGGCATACAGACCCAGTGAAGAGATCGTAGATGTCAGAAGTGAAGAAGAACTACATGATTTAATTCAA GTCAGTTGCGTTTCTTGGAAGCAgtcctgccagggagaagaagaaTATCTCTCAGATTTTAGCTTGGAGGAAGACAAGTTCAGGCTGCCAAAACTGGACTGA